The following are encoded together in the Pseudidiomarina andamanensis genome:
- a CDS encoding amidohydrolase family protein: protein MLTLSVAFSATVQAAPPKAPERGEQGAGPYDRLIIRGATLINGEGAPPQGPVDIVIEDDRIVNVVSVGYPGVPIKDKGRPIAGPKDQEIDAHGKYVLPGFIDMHGHIGGSAEGIPAEYVLKLWLAHGITTVREPGSFNGLDWTKWHQQQAEKNAIVSPRIIPYAGFGMGAEEPIFNGEQARDWVRSIKRQGASGIKFFGATPKVMAAALDEAQKQNLGTMMHHAQLNVVRTSVIDSARLGLGSMEHWYGLPEALFTGQRIQNYPADYNYNNEQDRFREAGRLWAQAAEPGSEQWNKVRDELIALDFTINPTLTIYEASRDLMRERRAIWHEEYTLPQLWEFFTPSRYAHGSYWFDWTTDEEVAWRKNYQLWMTFLNDFKNHGGRVTTGSDAGYIYKIYGFGYIRELELLREAGFNALEVIQSATLNGAEALGLEDEIGSVVPGKKADLIIVDENPLANFKVLYGTGHYKLDENNQPMRTKGIRYTIKDGIIYDAQQLLADVREIVKSEKQKQKR from the coding sequence ATGTTAACCCTTTCAGTCGCGTTCAGCGCGACGGTACAGGCAGCACCGCCGAAAGCGCCTGAGCGCGGCGAGCAAGGTGCCGGACCATACGACCGACTCATCATTCGCGGTGCAACGCTGATTAACGGTGAAGGGGCACCACCGCAAGGCCCTGTGGATATCGTGATTGAAGATGATCGCATTGTGAATGTGGTCAGCGTGGGTTACCCAGGTGTACCCATTAAAGATAAAGGACGCCCAATTGCTGGTCCAAAAGACCAAGAAATTGATGCCCATGGCAAGTACGTGTTGCCTGGTTTTATTGATATGCATGGCCACATTGGCGGTTCAGCCGAAGGCATTCCAGCAGAATATGTACTCAAGCTATGGCTTGCTCACGGTATTACCACCGTGCGTGAACCGGGCAGTTTTAACGGCTTAGATTGGACCAAATGGCATCAACAACAAGCTGAGAAAAATGCCATTGTTTCACCACGCATTATTCCATATGCCGGCTTCGGCATGGGCGCGGAAGAGCCGATTTTTAATGGCGAACAGGCGCGTGATTGGGTGCGCAGCATCAAGCGTCAAGGCGCCTCCGGTATTAAGTTCTTCGGAGCAACGCCCAAAGTGATGGCAGCAGCACTAGATGAAGCTCAAAAGCAAAATCTAGGCACCATGATGCATCATGCGCAGCTGAATGTGGTGCGCACCAGCGTGATTGACTCGGCTCGCTTAGGCCTTGGTAGCATGGAACACTGGTACGGTTTACCTGAAGCGTTGTTCACTGGGCAGCGTATTCAGAATTATCCAGCCGACTATAACTACAACAACGAGCAGGATCGTTTCCGCGAAGCAGGACGCTTATGGGCGCAAGCGGCAGAGCCTGGTTCTGAGCAGTGGAACAAAGTACGTGATGAGCTGATTGCGCTTGATTTCACCATCAACCCAACGCTGACCATTTATGAAGCAAGCCGAGATCTCATGCGTGAACGCCGCGCGATTTGGCACGAAGAATATACGCTGCCGCAGTTGTGGGAATTCTTTACGCCAAGCCGTTACGCGCACGGCTCATATTGGTTTGATTGGACCACCGACGAAGAAGTTGCATGGCGCAAAAACTACCAGCTGTGGATGACCTTCTTGAACGATTTCAAAAACCATGGTGGTCGGGTAACGACAGGTTCTGACGCAGGCTATATCTACAAAATTTACGGATTCGGCTACATTCGTGAGCTCGAACTTCTTCGCGAAGCCGGTTTTAATGCCCTTGAAGTCATTCAATCCGCGACCTTAAACGGCGCCGAAGCACTTGGTCTTGAAGACGAAATTGGCAGTGTGGTACCGGGCAAGAAAGCGGATCTCATCATCGTTGATGAGAACCCTCTAGCGAACTTCAAAGTGTTGTACGGGACAGGTCACTACAAGCTGGATGAAAATAATCAGCCGATGCGCACGAAGGGCATTCGCTACACCATTAAAGATGGCATCATCTACGACGCCCAACAACTCCTCGCCGACGTCCGCGAAATAGTGAAAAGCGAAAAGCAAAAACAAAAGCGTTAA
- a CDS encoding cell division protein ZapA, with amino-acid sequence MTQRAMDIRLMERHYKVNCPPGQEVALQQAADRLNNKLETIRTNTKLSNPEQIAVMAGLNLCHEFAQEEKRQQQRIADLEEKLKLLQETLEQVMAEQRPGR; translated from the coding sequence ATGACTCAACGCGCCATGGACATAAGATTAATGGAACGTCACTACAAGGTAAATTGCCCACCGGGGCAAGAAGTTGCTTTGCAGCAGGCTGCTGATCGCTTGAATAATAAGCTGGAAACGATTCGTACCAACACCAAGTTGTCGAATCCTGAGCAGATTGCAGTGATGGCCGGGTTAAATTTGTGCCATGAATTTGCGCAAGAAGAGAAACGTCAGCAGCAACGCATCGCTGATCTCGAAGAAAAATTAAAACTCCTGCAAGAAACTCTTGAACAAGTCATGGCGGAACAGCGCCCCGGACGTTAA
- the pstA gene encoding phosphate ABC transporter permease PstA has translation MNKWFKTGKPYIWLTAGAVSVSLIAVLGLLALIAWRGLSFFWPAAIHEVEVRANDGSTQVIIGEVYDREEIPIERLQESGVTLEGFEGETLERQLFKVGNREFVPLDFMWVMKPQIIRDETPANLAVIERSKDGNFYGYVVDVLENGESVATSDNLRDVLFERIERAVELNEKASELQQGPIGAINYELNQLRLESRALELEGQLTEAEKQRIADEEQALRESYKELEKELFAYREAASRDTVVMKDMRGMEVKLPMYRVLDATFPNDMGLFSKIGHFFVQIGKFVSEDPREANTEGGVFPAIFGTVFMVLLMSVIVTPFGVIAAVYLHEYAGKNAVTRLIRIAVINLAGVPSIVYGVFGLGFFVYMVGGSLDQIFYPEALPSPTFGTPGVMWSAITLAILTLPVVIVSTEEGLSRIPSTLREGSLALGATKAETLWRIILPMASPAIMTGLILAVARAAGEVAPLMLVGVVKSAPMLPVDGNFPYFHLDRKFMHLGFHIYDVGFQSPNVEAARPLVYATSFLLVTVIVGLNLTAIGVRNHLREKYRSLEH, from the coding sequence ATGAATAAATGGTTTAAAACAGGAAAACCGTATATTTGGCTTACCGCGGGCGCAGTCAGTGTCAGCCTTATCGCCGTACTCGGATTACTTGCACTCATTGCTTGGCGAGGCTTGTCATTCTTCTGGCCAGCAGCCATTCACGAAGTAGAAGTACGAGCCAATGATGGTAGTACTCAAGTGATTATCGGTGAAGTATACGATCGTGAGGAAATTCCAATCGAACGCCTACAAGAATCTGGCGTTACTTTGGAAGGTTTTGAGGGTGAAACACTCGAACGCCAACTATTTAAAGTGGGTAACCGTGAATTTGTACCGCTCGACTTTATGTGGGTAATGAAACCGCAGATTATTCGCGACGAAACACCAGCTAATCTCGCGGTTATCGAGCGCTCAAAAGACGGCAACTTCTACGGTTATGTTGTTGATGTACTCGAAAACGGTGAGTCGGTTGCAACATCTGACAATTTACGAGACGTGCTATTTGAGCGTATCGAACGCGCTGTTGAACTCAACGAAAAAGCCAGCGAGCTTCAACAGGGCCCAATAGGTGCAATTAACTACGAATTGAATCAGTTGCGCCTAGAAAGTCGTGCACTTGAACTCGAAGGTCAATTGACCGAGGCTGAAAAACAGCGAATTGCCGACGAAGAGCAAGCGTTGCGCGAGTCCTATAAAGAGCTTGAAAAGGAATTGTTTGCATATCGCGAAGCTGCGAGTCGCGACACGGTTGTTATGAAAGACATGCGTGGCATGGAAGTGAAGCTACCAATGTATCGTGTGCTTGATGCGACGTTCCCGAATGATATGGGCTTGTTCAGCAAAATCGGTCACTTCTTCGTACAAATTGGTAAATTTGTATCAGAAGACCCGCGTGAAGCGAATACAGAAGGCGGCGTATTCCCAGCCATTTTCGGTACCGTCTTCATGGTGTTGTTGATGTCCGTGATTGTGACGCCATTTGGTGTGATCGCCGCCGTTTATTTGCACGAATACGCGGGTAAAAACGCCGTCACGCGATTGATTCGTATTGCGGTGATCAACCTCGCGGGTGTGCCGTCGATTGTTTATGGGGTATTTGGCTTAGGTTTCTTTGTATACATGGTCGGCGGGTCACTTGACCAAATCTTCTATCCAGAAGCGTTGCCAAGCCCAACCTTTGGTACGCCAGGCGTGATGTGGTCGGCAATTACCTTAGCGATTTTGACCTTACCGGTGGTGATTGTTTCTACCGAAGAAGGCTTGTCGCGCATTCCAAGCACACTTCGTGAAGGGAGCTTGGCGTTGGGTGCAACTAAAGCTGAAACCTTGTGGCGAATTATCTTACCCATGGCATCGCCAGCAATTATGACAGGTTTGATTCTTGCTGTAGCACGTGCTGCAGGTGAAGTAGCGCCTCTCATGTTGGTTGGTGTGGTGAAGTCGGCACCGATGTTGCCGGTGGACGGGAACTTCCCGTACTTCCACTTAGACCGTAAGTTTATGCACTTAGGTTTCCATATTTATGATGTGGGCTTCCAAAGTCCAAACGTTGAGGCAGCGCGTCCATTGGTTTACGCCACCTCATTCTTATTGGTTACCGTCATTGTTGGTTTGAATTTAACCGCGATAGGCGTGCGTAACCATTTACGTGAAAAATATCGTTCGCTTGAACATTAA
- the phoU gene encoding phosphate signaling complex protein PhoU translates to MDKMNMSRHISGKFNEELEAVRNQVLNMGGLVEQQLRDSLHAIEKSDHEMAEQILQRDYKINALEVQIDEACVQIIAKRQPAASDLRLIIAIFKTISDLERIGDEAERIARVALESFNNDQQQFLVSLENLGQQVLAMLQGVLDAFARMDLNAAFEVHQMDAQADRQYEALTRQLMTYMMEDPRGIPKVMNVLWSARSLERIGDRCQNIAEYIIFFVKGKDVRHVSPESMEQTVKGKQ, encoded by the coding sequence ATGGATAAAATGAATATGAGCCGGCATATTTCCGGTAAATTTAATGAAGAGCTTGAAGCGGTTCGTAACCAAGTACTCAATATGGGTGGTTTGGTTGAGCAACAACTGCGTGATTCATTGCATGCCATCGAGAAGTCTGATCATGAAATGGCTGAGCAAATTCTTCAGCGCGATTACAAAATTAACGCACTTGAAGTACAAATTGATGAAGCTTGTGTGCAGATCATTGCGAAACGCCAGCCAGCGGCGAGCGACTTGCGATTGATTATTGCTATCTTCAAAACCATCTCAGATCTTGAGCGTATTGGTGATGAAGCCGAGCGCATTGCTCGCGTTGCATTAGAGAGCTTCAACAACGATCAGCAGCAGTTTTTGGTGAGCCTTGAGAATCTTGGTCAGCAAGTTCTAGCGATGTTACAAGGCGTGCTGGATGCGTTTGCGCGTATGGATTTAAACGCCGCATTCGAGGTGCATCAAATGGATGCGCAAGCCGACCGTCAATATGAAGCACTCACACGTCAGTTGATGACCTATATGATGGAAGATCCACGCGGTATTCCAAAGGTGATGAACGTACTGTGGTCAGCACGTTCACTCGAGCGCATCGGTGACCGTTGCCAGAACATTGCTGAGTACATTATTTTCTTTGTGAAAGGAAAAGATGTCCGTCACGTTTCACCAGAATCGATGGAACAAACGGTCAAAGGCAAGCAATAA
- the rpiA gene encoding ribose-5-phosphate isomerase RpiA, whose translation MTTSQDQLKKQAAEAALKYIQPNTIVGVGTGSTVNFFIDALATMKHDIEAAVSSSEASTERLKAHGIEVVELNNVADLPVYVDGADEIDEHMRMVKGGGGALTREKIIAAVADKFVCIADESKVVGRLGSFPIPVEVIPMARSYVAREIVKLGGDPVWRQGFVTDNGNIILDIHNFDILDPVQLEQQLNSIVGVVTNGLFAKRGANIAIIASPNGLQFME comes from the coding sequence ATGACCACCTCGCAAGACCAACTGAAAAAGCAAGCCGCTGAAGCCGCCCTGAAATACATTCAACCGAACACAATTGTTGGTGTGGGCACCGGTTCCACCGTTAATTTCTTTATTGATGCCCTTGCCACGATGAAGCACGACATTGAAGCCGCGGTATCAAGCTCAGAAGCTTCCACCGAGCGTTTAAAAGCCCACGGCATTGAAGTGGTTGAGCTAAACAATGTGGCTGACTTGCCGGTTTATGTTGATGGCGCCGATGAAATTGATGAGCACATGCGCATGGTCAAAGGTGGCGGTGGCGCATTAACCCGCGAAAAAATTATTGCTGCGGTTGCTGATAAATTCGTGTGTATTGCCGATGAAAGTAAAGTTGTTGGTCGTCTTGGCTCATTCCCAATTCCCGTTGAAGTGATTCCAATGGCGCGTTCTTATGTGGCTCGTGAAATTGTGAAGCTTGGTGGCGACCCAGTTTGGCGCCAAGGGTTTGTGACGGATAACGGCAATATCATTCTCGATATTCACAACTTTGATATCTTAGACCCTGTTCAACTTGAGCAACAATTGAATAGTATTGTCGGTGTGGTCACCAACGGTCTCTTTGCTAAACGTGGCGCCAATATTGCAATCATCGCAAGCCCTAACGGCTTGCAATTCATGGAGTAG
- the pstB gene encoding phosphate ABC transporter ATP-binding protein PstB, which translates to MISVTPNASNVESLDLENLTPEQTALEIRNLNLHYGEAQALYDISMNIPKNRVTAFIGPSGCGKSTLLRCINRMNDLVEICSVKGEILLHDKNIYDKNVDVAELRRRVGMVFQRPNPFPKSIYENVVYGMRLQGVNDRRTLDEVVERSLKGAALWDEVKDRLNESAFGLSGGQQQRLVIARAIAIEPEVLLLDEPTSALDPISTLTIEELITELKEKYTVVIVTHNMQQAARVSDQTAFMYMGKLIEYADTNTLFTTPAQKQTEDYITGRYG; encoded by the coding sequence ATGATTTCGGTAACTCCGAATGCTAGCAATGTCGAGTCGTTAGACTTAGAAAATTTGACGCCTGAGCAAACAGCGTTAGAAATTCGCAATTTGAATTTGCACTACGGCGAAGCTCAAGCGCTGTATGATATCTCAATGAACATTCCGAAGAATCGCGTTACCGCATTTATCGGACCATCAGGCTGTGGTAAATCAACATTATTGCGCTGCATTAATCGCATGAACGATTTGGTTGAAATTTGCAGCGTGAAAGGTGAAATCTTGTTGCATGACAAGAACATCTACGACAAGAATGTGGATGTTGCTGAGTTGCGTCGCCGTGTTGGTATGGTATTCCAGCGCCCGAACCCATTCCCGAAATCAATCTATGAAAACGTGGTTTACGGAATGCGCTTACAAGGCGTAAACGACCGTCGTACACTTGACGAAGTGGTTGAGCGCTCGCTTAAAGGTGCAGCGTTATGGGATGAAGTAAAAGATCGTCTCAACGAATCAGCATTTGGCTTATCTGGTGGTCAGCAACAGCGTTTGGTTATCGCGCGCGCCATTGCGATTGAGCCAGAAGTATTGTTGTTGGATGAACCAACGTCAGCATTGGATCCAATTTCAACGCTAACCATCGAAGAGCTCATCACCGAGCTGAAAGAAAAGTACACTGTGGTTATCGTCACACACAACATGCAACAAGCTGCACGGGTGTCTGATCAAACAGCGTTTATGTACATGGGTAAACTGATTGAGTACGCTGATACCAATACGTTGTTTACCACGCCAGCGCAAAAACAAACGGAAGACTACATTACCGGTCGTTACGGTTAA
- the pepP gene encoding Xaa-Pro aminopeptidase, whose amino-acid sequence MSPSITIEEYQKRRAHLLARLKKASAHAIAVIPSAQLQTRSRDTEFPFRQDSDFFYLTGFNEPNAMLVLAPHADAPVQLYCQPTSPQEEVWHGRRLGVDKAVESLGVDFAGSIDDVDDHLFALLDGAETVYFPHDKPDLAAQLYTIADELRASPKQGHQAPQAWVDVNPWLADMRIIKSAAELDLMREAARISVQAHKRAMLFAKPGKFEYQVAAEIHHEFAMHGALSPAYGTICGGGENACILHYTENQSELRDGDLLLIDAGAEYQGFAGDITRTFPVNGRFSDAQKELYNVVLAAQEAALATLKPGSNLPTAMKAAGKALTEGLHALGILKGSLKKLVDDEAFRPFMIHGLGHWLGLDVHDVGTYTQEGKKRKFEPGMVLTIEPGIYIPKGMPNVDEKWHGIGIRIEDDVIITENGHENMTSAVPKTVAEIEQWMTAK is encoded by the coding sequence ATGTCTCCGAGCATTACTATTGAAGAATATCAGAAGCGCCGCGCACATCTTCTGGCGCGTTTAAAAAAAGCTTCGGCGCACGCCATTGCAGTGATACCAAGTGCGCAACTACAAACCCGTAGTCGTGATACTGAATTTCCATTTCGCCAAGACAGTGATTTTTTCTATTTAACTGGCTTTAATGAACCGAATGCGATGTTAGTGCTAGCGCCGCATGCAGATGCGCCGGTGCAACTTTACTGTCAACCAACCAGCCCGCAAGAAGAAGTGTGGCATGGACGTCGCTTAGGCGTCGACAAAGCAGTCGAATCACTTGGCGTCGATTTCGCAGGAAGCATTGACGATGTGGACGATCATTTGTTCGCCTTACTGGATGGCGCTGAGACAGTCTATTTTCCGCATGATAAACCTGATTTAGCGGCGCAGCTATACACCATCGCGGATGAATTGCGCGCCTCACCCAAACAAGGGCATCAAGCACCACAGGCATGGGTTGATGTGAATCCATGGTTAGCGGATATGCGCATTATTAAGAGCGCAGCAGAGCTTGATTTGATGCGTGAAGCCGCGCGAATTAGTGTGCAGGCGCACAAACGAGCGATGTTATTTGCGAAGCCGGGCAAGTTTGAATACCAAGTTGCCGCAGAAATTCATCACGAATTCGCGATGCACGGCGCCTTATCACCTGCTTACGGCACCATTTGTGGTGGCGGCGAGAACGCTTGCATTTTACATTACACTGAGAACCAGTCAGAACTGCGCGACGGCGACTTGTTGTTAATTGACGCTGGCGCTGAATACCAAGGCTTTGCTGGCGACATCACACGAACCTTCCCAGTAAACGGTCGTTTCTCTGACGCACAAAAAGAGCTCTACAACGTCGTTTTGGCTGCCCAAGAAGCGGCACTTGCCACGTTAAAGCCAGGTAGTAACTTACCAACGGCAATGAAGGCCGCAGGTAAAGCGTTGACCGAAGGTTTGCATGCGTTAGGCATTTTAAAAGGTAGCCTGAAGAAACTCGTTGATGACGAAGCATTTCGCCCATTTATGATTCATGGCTTAGGGCATTGGCTTGGCCTAGATGTGCACGATGTTGGCACCTACACCCAAGAAGGTAAAAAGCGCAAGTTTGAGCCGGGCATGGTGCTGACCATTGAGCCGGGAATTTACATTCCGAAAGGTATGCCAAACGTGGATGAAAAATGGCATGGCATCGGTATACGCATTGAAGATGATGTGATTATTACTGAAAACGGGCACGAGAATATGACCAGTGCTGTGCCTAAAACTGTCGCAGAGATTGAGCAATGGATGACGGCAAAATAA
- a CDS encoding UPF0149 family protein, with amino-acid sequence MSEIGSSSANPLSYDRLTEFFEQNGILSNAAEVHGILTGMIAGGASVEGDDWLLLLSDLIHEGQSFKPVVRERVTEMAADICASMRDPDLGFNLLLPSDHESLFERLSSMIGWVQSFLVGFGVNQTNLTGLSEDVREVIDDMVEIAKLDFAVDEDEEAERAYFEVVEYLRISAMLCFNELGLKAGAGCATNKVLH; translated from the coding sequence ATGTCAGAAATTGGTAGCAGCTCTGCTAACCCGTTAAGTTATGACCGTTTAACCGAGTTTTTCGAGCAAAACGGAATTTTGTCTAATGCCGCCGAAGTGCACGGCATTCTCACCGGCATGATTGCTGGCGGCGCCAGTGTTGAAGGTGATGATTGGTTATTGCTGCTCAGCGACCTGATTCACGAAGGCCAGTCTTTCAAACCTGTCGTGCGCGAGCGCGTTACTGAAATGGCTGCCGATATCTGTGCCAGTATGCGTGACCCCGATTTAGGTTTTAACTTACTACTGCCAAGTGATCATGAATCGCTGTTTGAACGTTTATCAAGCATGATTGGCTGGGTGCAGTCGTTTTTGGTGGGCTTTGGCGTGAACCAGACGAACCTTACTGGACTTTCAGAAGATGTTCGCGAAGTGATTGACGACATGGTTGAAATTGCCAAGCTCGATTTCGCGGTGGATGAAGACGAAGAGGCCGAGCGCGCTTATTTTGAGGTAGTCGAGTATTTGCGCATTTCTGCCATGTTATGCTTCAACGAGCTTGGCCTAAAAGCAGGTGCCGGTTGCGCCACCAACAAGGTTTTGCACTAG
- a CDS encoding 5-formyltetrahydrofolate cyclo-ligase produces the protein MAQQQLRRQLLDARASLSSAARDEAALQVGNHLLQLPELQQPCQIGSYFSVKAELPTHAINEQLMAHNHQLSLPILHPFRAGHLLFMQLNQTTKWTHNRFGIPEPELDVRHVTPLGHITILLVPLVGFDAHGNRMGMGGGFYDRTLSAWRQGRVNLMPIGLALDCQYVDELPVQPWDVPLQMVITPSKVWDFRA, from the coding sequence GTGGCTCAACAGCAATTACGCCGACAACTACTCGACGCACGCGCCAGTCTATCTAGCGCAGCCCGCGATGAAGCGGCGTTGCAGGTAGGCAACCACTTACTACAGTTGCCCGAGCTGCAGCAGCCTTGCCAAATTGGCAGTTATTTTAGTGTGAAAGCTGAGCTGCCCACCCACGCGATCAACGAGCAACTCATGGCGCATAACCATCAATTGTCATTACCAATTCTTCACCCTTTTCGCGCTGGGCACTTGCTGTTTATGCAATTAAACCAAACCACGAAGTGGACGCATAATCGTTTTGGTATTCCGGAACCGGAATTAGATGTACGGCATGTCACGCCACTAGGGCATATCACTATACTATTGGTGCCGCTGGTCGGTTTTGATGCGCACGGCAATCGCATGGGTATGGGCGGCGGGTTTTATGACCGAACTTTGAGTGCGTGGCGACAAGGCAGGGTTAACCTCATGCCGATTGGTTTGGCGCTGGATTGCCAGTACGTTGATGAATTACCGGTACAACCCTGGGATGTGCCTTTGCAAATGGTGATAACACCCTCGAAAGTGTGGGATTTTCGAGCCTAA
- the serA gene encoding phosphoglycerate dehydrogenase, with product MNTSATPQVSLAKERIQILLLEGVHDSAIEVLKQHGYTNIKALKTSLNEDELCEAIKDVHFLGIRSRTQLTPKVFAAADKLAAVGCFCIGTNQVDLEAARDNGVVVFNAPFSNTRSVAELVLAEIIMLLRRIPQKNAVAHRGGWDKAAKGSFEARGKVLGIIGYGHIGSQLSILAEQLGMQVRYYDIETKLSLGNALQVRRLDDLLKQADVVTLHVPETPQTQWMIGAEQLAKMKPGSVLINASRGTVVKINALADALKSEHLAGAAIDVFPVEPKGNDEQFESPLRGIDSCILTPHIGGSTEEAQENIGIEVAGKLVRYSDNGSTLSAVNFPEVALPAHEGSRRLLHIHQNRPGMLTRINQILAEQNINVSGQYLQTDSKVGYVVIDIETPPKSTIADDLLIAMRNIEGTIKARVLY from the coding sequence ATGAATACCTCGGCAACACCGCAAGTATCGCTTGCTAAAGAACGCATTCAAATATTGTTACTTGAAGGTGTGCACGACAGCGCCATTGAAGTACTCAAACAACATGGGTACACCAATATTAAGGCGCTCAAAACATCATTGAATGAAGATGAGCTCTGTGAAGCGATTAAAGACGTTCATTTTTTAGGTATTCGCTCACGCACACAATTAACCCCGAAAGTATTTGCTGCCGCCGATAAACTGGCTGCGGTTGGCTGCTTTTGTATTGGTACTAATCAAGTTGATCTTGAAGCAGCACGCGATAACGGCGTGGTGGTATTCAATGCCCCATTCTCAAATACGCGCAGTGTCGCGGAGCTTGTGCTCGCTGAAATCATCATGTTGCTGCGCCGTATTCCGCAAAAGAATGCCGTAGCGCACCGCGGTGGCTGGGACAAAGCAGCCAAAGGCTCTTTTGAAGCACGCGGTAAGGTACTTGGTATTATCGGCTACGGTCATATCGGTAGCCAATTGAGTATTCTTGCTGAGCAACTCGGCATGCAGGTGCGTTACTACGATATTGAAACTAAATTATCACTTGGTAACGCATTGCAAGTGCGGCGTCTTGATGATTTGTTAAAGCAAGCAGATGTGGTAACTCTGCACGTGCCTGAAACGCCGCAAACGCAATGGATGATTGGCGCTGAGCAGTTGGCAAAAATGAAGCCTGGCTCGGTGTTAATTAACGCCTCACGCGGTACGGTGGTAAAAATCAACGCGCTGGCTGATGCCCTTAAGTCAGAGCATTTGGCTGGTGCTGCCATTGACGTGTTCCCAGTTGAACCGAAAGGCAATGATGAGCAATTTGAATCGCCTCTTCGCGGTATCGACAGCTGTATTTTGACACCTCACATTGGTGGCTCAACTGAAGAAGCTCAAGAAAACATTGGTATTGAAGTGGCGGGCAAACTGGTGCGTTATTCCGATAACGGCTCGACCTTATCGGCGGTGAATTTCCCGGAAGTTGCATTGCCTGCGCATGAAGGTTCGCGCCGCTTGCTGCATATTCACCAAAACCGACCAGGTATGCTCACGCGCATTAACCAAATATTGGCTGAACAGAACATCAACGTATCCGGTCAGTATCTACAAACCGACAGCAAGGTTGGTTATGTGGTCATTGATATTGAAACGCCACCGAAAAGTACCATCGCCGACGATTTACTCATTGCCATGCGCAATATTGAAGGCACGATTAAAGCGCGGGTGCTGTATTAA